CCGATCCGGCCCCCCACGCCCGCCCGGAAGGCCGGAAGCATCTTCGCCAGCGCCCCGCCCTCCGCGCTCAGGACCATCCCGATGCGCAGGTTGACCACCCTCATCCCCCTCCGGGCGGCCTCGCCGGTGGCCTCCTCCCACTCCCGGCACACCCCGGCGAGGAACCCTTTCCCCGGCGGGCTCTCCTCCCGGAGGACCTCTTCCCCCCGGTCCCCGTAATACCCGGTGGCCGACGCGCACACCAGCGTTCCCGGAGGACGATCGAGGCGCAGGAGCGAATCGCACAGGAGGCGGGTCCCCCTGACGCGGCTGTCCCGGATCGTCGCCTTCCTCTCCGGCGTCCATGGAGCCCCCGCGATGTTCTCCCCGGCCAGATGGACGACGGAGTCGATGCCCCTCCCCTTGCCCAGGGACACGATTCCGGACTCGGGGTCCCAGCGGGCTTCCCCGGTGCCCTCCGCTTCCGTGGAGGGCCGCACGAGCCGGGTGACGTCGTGCCCGCCGCCGGAAAGCTCGCGAACGAGCGCCGATCCGACCAACCCGGTCGACCCGGTGACGAGCACGTTCATCTCATCCCCCCCTGCGGTCCGGCGGAGCAAAACGCTGCCGGCGGACGAATTGCGGCTCCCGGATACGGCCTCCCGTACAAGGGCGGCCGGCGGGGAAGGATCCCGCCGGATATCCTCATTTCGCCGGGACGAGGACGATGTCGAACTCCACCTCGGACTCTCCCCCGCCAAGGTACAGCTGGGTGGTGAGAGGCCGGTACCCGGGGGCTGCCGCCTTGAAGTGGATGTGCGGCGGGCGACCGGGATAGACGCCGGGGAAATCGGTGGAGAAACGGTACGCGCCGTCCGGGGGGACGGTCTGGATCCCCCGGTGGCCGTCATCGTAGCGCCCTCGCCGGTCCGTCTGCCACCACTCGATCCGCCCGCCGGCAAGGGGCCTGCAGTCGGGAATCCCGAGGAGCCGGCCCCGGACCACGAGCCCGCTGCCGGTTACGGTGCGCGCGGGCGCCCCCGGCTTGTAAAAGGGCCCTTCGATGTCGGCGGGGGTGGGCCTGCAAGGGCGGGAAGCTGCCGCGTCCTTCCCTTCCCCCCCGGAGGCGAACAGCAGCATCCCCGAAAGGAACAGGACGGCCAGGGCAACCGGCAACGACCTCCCGCCCTTAGTCCTCCGCTTCATAAATACGGTGTCGCACCGAGAGCGTCGATGCGCCGCGCCAGCGAGGCGCGCAACTGAGGATGGGGGGGGACACTCCTTTTTTTCTCGGTGTATACACCAGGAGTGTCCCCCCTGAGCGCAAGGAGCGCGTACTCCGCGGGAGCGGATGCAGCGGCGCTCGAATGCAACCGTATTTGTGAAACGGAGTACTTAGCCACCGCGCATTTTTTCCCGCCGCATCCCATCCTTTTTAGGTGCGGAAAAAATTCCGGGCGTTTCGTGCCCGGGGAAGGAGGCCGAAGGAATACGGGAATCCTCCGGAAACAGCGTGTATTCTAACGGATACCATGGCGAAATCCCCGAACACGGTCCGCGCCGGGGTCGGCTTGCTCCTCCTCCTGCTGACGGCGGCGCGGGCGTTTGGACAGCCGGCGGTCGTGCATCATGACCTGGCGATCCGCCTCTATCCGGAATACCACACCCTCCTGGCGAAAGACACCGTGACGGTGCGGCACGAAGGGGAGCGTAATCTTGTTTTCACCCTTTCCGGGAACGCCGCGATGGAAAAGGTCGTCGCGCAGGAGAAAGATCTCGCCTTCATCTTCGAAGGGGAGCATCTGCATGTCGCCCTGCCCGCGGGGCTCTCCGGAAAGGGCGATATTTCCCTGACCATCTCGTACCGTGCCTCGTTCCGTACCCTCGTCCCCGAAGACCCCGTGAACACCGAGGACCCGAGCTACGGGGTACGGGGGGTTATCCTGGAACGAGGAACGTTCCTGAGCGACGCAGCCGGGTGGTACCCGGAGATCCCCGGAAGCCGGCCGACGTTCCGGCTCTGGGTCGAAGGACCTGCGGGGTACGAGGCGGTCACGGCGGGGAGGCTCGTCCGGAGGGAGACGGCGGGAGAGGTGACGAGGTCGGAATGGGAGACCCGGGAACCGATCGGTGGCCTGTCCCTTTCGGCGGGTCCTTACCTCGTCCGGGAGGCAGGATCCGGGGAGACGAGGCTCTTCACCTATTTCTACCCGGAAACCGACGCCCTCTCGGAGAAATATCTTGCTGCGGTCGCCCGGTATCTCGACCTGTACCGGGGGCTTTTCGGGCCCTACCCGTTCGAGAAATTCGCCGTGGTGGAGAACTTCTTCCCCACGGGATACGGCTTCCCCTCGTACACGCTGCTCGGGAGCACCGTCGTCCGCCTCCCCTTCCTCCTCGGCACCAGTCTCGGACATGAGGTGGCGCACTCCTGGTGGGGGAACGGGGTCCGCGTCGATTACCGAAAAGGGAACTGGTCCGAGGGGCTTGTCACCTACGTGGCCGAC
The sequence above is a segment of the Candidatus Deferrimicrobiaceae bacterium genome. Coding sequences within it:
- a CDS encoding TIGR01777 family oxidoreductase → MNVLVTGSTGLVGSALVRELSGGGHDVTRLVRPSTEAEGTGEARWDPESGIVSLGKGRGIDSVVHLAGENIAGAPWTPERKATIRDSRVRGTRLLCDSLLRLDRPPGTLVCASATGYYGDRGEEVLREESPPGKGFLAGVCREWEEATGEAARRGMRVVNLRIGMVLSAEGGALAKMLPAFRAGVGGRIGSGKQYMSWIALSDLVGGILYSLATDSLAGPVNAVAPGPVTNREFTKALGRVLGRPTVAFLPAFAARLLFGEMADELLLAGARVVPAKLVASGYRFRFPELEGALRHVLGK